From the genome of Pungitius pungitius chromosome 20, fPunPun2.1, whole genome shotgun sequence:
ACACAGAGTTATTTTTGAAATTGTTCAAGTAAGTACAGGAAGTTAAAATGTTTACAGAGGAACCGGCCGTTCATTTAAATGTCTGGTGTGAATTAATTGCAAGTGTGCAACTTGGATTCAACATAATATTATGTATTTTCTGgtagtatataatataaataaatcaggACTTTAGCCTAAAACTGTGCAGATGTATAACAGTTACTTTCTGAAAGTCTAAACAACACTAATGAATCCCGACAACGCACAACTTATTTAACCACAAGTCAGCTTATTGCATCTCGACACTTCATAAGAAGCAACTGTTTTCAATAGCTGCACTGTAAGAAAAGTCCGTAAATATAAGGTACAATGTACCGTGTTAATGTGAAGGAATTTTCCGTTATATTTTTGTGATGGGCTATTTGCTGCGTAATAAGTCACTTATTAAAGAGTTCTCAtctttgactttgttttttaatttcacaCAAACAATACAATGGCCTCTGTGAGCTTATGTCACAACTGTCAAAACATATTAAAAATGCCAAAATTTAATCTATTATAGCCTATTTCAAAATAATCAGGGGACTTTAGAAACTGTGTGCACTGTGTAAATGTCATCTGTGTTTTGTCAGGATTATATATCCTTTGTTTTTTACAAGTTAAGATGCTAAAACGAAgggaaatataataataaattcttCAGGAGGCAGCCATGTTTTTCTTGCTATCACACTTGTAACTCGTGGTGTTATTGAGTATTTTCTGCGGTGCATCATGTAATTGTTGCTCTTCGTActtcacattcttttttttcatagatCACAATGTAACATCGTATTATAGACAATTTATCATCAATCTCCGAACTCTTTAGTCACAGTAACAGGCCACAgtggaacagaacagaacagagaGAAGTGACAAATTACtaaaaacatataaaataaaaagaagtcaTTCTCTTGTCGTGCTCCAAATGCTGGGCTGTAAGAATGCAAatgacatttattgttttcagccCGAAGATTGAAAGTCATAAGTTTTGTAGTGAGAAAAAAGGCATTGGCTATAAGGCTGTATGTTTTTCTGCAAATATAGAAAACTTTGACTATCTAtacttttgattaaaaacaaatggtTAAATTGAGAAATGTGCaccaaataaacatttaaatttcACATTAGATTTGAAGTGCAACACAATTAAAGCTTTAGAAAGGTAATAAAGTGTCTGAGCATGAAAGTATTTACCCGTCTCTCCCTGAACCATGCGCTCAAAAAGCATAATCATGAGTTTAATAATTAAACgtgtaattaaaacaaaaaatcttaGCCAACAAAaagattaattacatttttttgctaAAAACACCCGGGCTCGTCGACATTTCGGCTACGTCTTCTTGAAGTTCCTGAGAGAGAACAGGTCACTCCCAATCCCGTACACGTACGGACTGATGCAGGTGTAGGAAAACGAGATGAGGAGCTCCGCCTCGGCCCGAAAAGCAAAGTCAACGGAGGCGGCGGGGAGCTGCAGGATCAGGTAGAGGGTCCACTCCACCTGGAACAACCCCATGGCCGCCAGCACAGCCACGGTGCCTCGATGGAAGGTCGAACCtccgctccccctccccctcccccccgacgcCGGGGTCACCTTCGACCTCTTGCCCAGCAGCACTGCGAGGATGAGGCAGCCGGTAACCGTGACGACGGCCAGAGGCAGCAGGTTGCACACCAGGATGAAGAGGTACTTGTAGAGGCCGCTGAGCGCAGGGCAGCGGCTTGCGCTGCACTGGAAGAAGTCCAGCGGGCAGCCCGTGGCGTTCCCCGTGGCGTTCCCCGCAGGCTCTTTGGGGTCGATGGCAAAAACGGGGAGATTGACCACCGTGGCGAGCAGCACGCAGGCCCCGCTCGCCATCCGGGCTGACCCGACGCTGTCCAGGTAGATGGGGAGGTTGGCCCTATTGCTCAGCTTCTGCTGGCGGAAGACGCTGATGAGGACGGTGAAGAAGATGCTGGCTACCTCGCCGAACTTCGACAGGAACTTGAGCGAGCGGCACGACCACGTGCCGACGGCGCGGGAGGAAGCCCGGAGGAAGGCCACGTCGAAGGCGGTCGTGATGGCGATTTCCTCCAGGTTGGCCGCGGCCAGTCCCAGGAGGAACAGATCAAATGACTTGACCCGGGGAAACTTGGTGTGAGCGATGGCGAGGATGAGGAATACGTTACCCACAAGTCCCGCGCACAAGATGAAGACTTTCAAGCCCAGGAGGTCGACGGGAAGACCAGCCATCGTTGAACGCCTAAGCGAGATCACACAACAACAAGTGTGGGAAGAGAGGAGTTCTGTATCGTCCCTCTCGACCAGACCGCCTCGTTATTGGGTCCTCGAAGGTGCAGAGAATCGAGCTGGTTGATTGGCTGTGCTCATTACAGACGGGAGGCTGGATGCGTTGAAGGCTGGGAGTCATTAAAGTTTTACCTCTGAGCTTTTCAGAGCTTCATCTCGAGACCAGCACAGAGTGAGATTtgaagcaggttttttttttttttttttatttccactggCTGACATCACCAACTGCAATTCCTGCAAGAGCTTATTTACAGCCGTTGACACGGCTGGTTCCTCGGCTGGCTTTTATCGTTCTGTGGTTTAATTTGCATGTAAGGTCTTTGACTTATCGCACACAACTGTGTCATCACACCCCAAAGAATCAACACTTCCTCTATATTAACTATTAAACTTTAGTTGTGTTTCACTACTCAAAAGGTGT
Proteins encoded in this window:
- the LOC119194538 gene encoding uncharacterized protein LOC119194538 yields the protein MAGLPVDLLGLKVFILCAGLVGNVFLILAIAHTKFPRVKSFDLFLLGLAAANLEEIAITTAFDVAFLRASSRAVGTWSCRSLKFLSKFGEVASIFFTVLISVFRQQKLSNRANLPIYLDSVGSARMASGACVLLATVVNLPVFAIDPKEPAGNATGNATGCPLDFFQCSASRCPALSGLYKYLFILVCNLLPLAVVTVTGCLILAVLLGKRSKVTPASGGRGRGSGGSTFHRGTVAVLAAMGLFQVEWTLYLILQLPAASVDFAFRAEAELLISFSYTCISPYVYGIGSDLFSLRNFKKT